A genome region from Paenibacillus pabuli includes the following:
- a CDS encoding ABC transporter permease, with product MKAETTARTRPATRSDKNLLWRDVIKNRWLYIMLIPGVLYFVIFKYIPMYGITMAFQDYTPYKGILGSDWVGLKHFQRFFGEPQFWTLFRNTFLLAIYNLVFFFPLPIVLALMLNEVRRERFKRFVQTLVYVPHFVSWVVVVGVFYMLFTTEGGAINELLYSLTGQKIAFLLEPGWFRSMIVGQSIWKEVGWGTIIFLAALSGVDTQLYEAARIDGANRWRQTWHITLPAIRSTIVILLILRLGNFLDTGFEQIFLMLTPTNRDVGEVFDTYVYTKGLTQAQYSYSAAVGLFKSVVGLALVLGANKLAKKFGEEGVY from the coding sequence ATGAAAGCCGAAACGACGGCTCGGACACGGCCCGCTACCCGCAGTGACAAAAACCTGCTGTGGAGGGACGTTATCAAAAACCGGTGGCTCTATATCATGTTGATACCGGGAGTGCTTTACTTTGTTATTTTCAAATATATACCCATGTATGGCATTACGATGGCTTTTCAGGATTACACACCGTACAAAGGCATTTTGGGAAGTGACTGGGTAGGACTCAAGCATTTTCAGCGTTTTTTCGGGGAACCGCAGTTTTGGACCTTGTTCCGGAATACGTTTTTGCTGGCGATCTATAATCTGGTCTTCTTCTTCCCGCTGCCCATCGTGCTGGCATTGATGCTGAATGAAGTGCGCCGTGAGCGATTCAAGCGTTTTGTACAGACGCTGGTCTATGTTCCGCACTTTGTATCGTGGGTTGTGGTCGTTGGGGTGTTCTACATGCTGTTTACCACCGAGGGTGGCGCCATCAATGAATTGCTGTACAGTCTGACGGGGCAAAAGATTGCGTTCTTGCTGGAGCCAGGCTGGTTCCGTTCCATGATTGTAGGACAATCCATCTGGAAAGAGGTCGGCTGGGGCACGATCATTTTCCTCGCGGCACTTTCCGGTGTAGACACGCAGCTCTATGAAGCTGCACGGATTGATGGAGCCAATCGCTGGCGCCAGACATGGCATATTACGCTGCCTGCCATCCGCAGTACGATCGTTATTTTGCTCATTCTTCGTCTGGGCAACTTCCTGGATACAGGATTTGAACAGATCTTCCTCATGCTGACGCCGACCAACCGGGATGTAGGTGAGGTATTTGATACCTATGTATATACCAAAGGTCTGACGCAGGCACAGTACAGCTACAGTGCTGCTGTCGGTTTGTTCAAGTCGGTTGTTG